A genome region from Nocardioides cynanchi includes the following:
- a CDS encoding glycoside hydrolase family 13 protein: MTADLRAPGWWRDAVVYQVYPRSFQDSDGDGIGDLPGITSRLDHLGLLGVDVLWLSPVYRSPMDDNGYDISDYDDVDPLFGTLADLDDLVAGCHQRGIRLVMDLVVNHTSDEHAWFQESRDPASPKRDWYWWRPPRDGGPPTNWESVFSGPAWEYDERSGEYYLHVFSPKQPDLNWENPEVREAVYAMMRRWVARGVDGFRMDVINLISKDPSLPEVAPPPGRALGPLQGVSNGPRLHEFLQEMNREVGLTEHHLLTVGEMPGSTVALAREVTDPARRELDMVFTFEHVGLDEQPGEGKWALRGLPLPELKANLAGWQEGLADVGWNSLYWDNHDQPRAVSRFGDDSPEHRVASAKTLATVLHLHRGTPYVYQGEELGMTNAGFSSIEEYADLESLNLHRDALARGLPEAQVMRSLGTKGRDNARTPMQWTSGEHGGFTTGTPWLPAHANRDVVNAEAAVADPDSVFHHYRRLIELRHTEPVVVDGRFTLLLPDHPQVWVFTRTVADRVLLVLANCSSTPATIEVGSIPDLTGSEVLLPTHGPSYDLRLRPWESRIHRR, from the coding sequence ATGACCGCCGACCTGAGAGCCCCGGGCTGGTGGCGCGACGCCGTCGTCTACCAGGTGTACCCGCGCTCGTTCCAGGACAGCGACGGCGACGGGATCGGCGACCTCCCGGGCATCACCAGCCGGCTCGACCACCTCGGGCTGCTCGGCGTCGACGTGCTCTGGCTCAGCCCGGTCTACCGCTCGCCGATGGACGACAACGGCTACGACATCAGCGACTACGACGACGTCGACCCGCTCTTCGGCACCCTCGCCGACCTCGACGACCTGGTCGCGGGCTGTCATCAGCGCGGCATCCGGCTGGTCATGGACCTCGTGGTCAACCACACCTCCGACGAGCACGCCTGGTTCCAGGAGTCACGTGACCCGGCCTCGCCCAAGCGCGACTGGTACTGGTGGCGACCCCCGCGCGACGGCGGCCCGCCGACCAACTGGGAGTCGGTGTTCTCCGGCCCCGCGTGGGAGTACGACGAGCGGAGCGGTGAGTACTACCTGCACGTCTTCAGCCCCAAGCAGCCCGACCTCAACTGGGAGAACCCCGAGGTCCGGGAGGCCGTCTACGCGATGATGCGGCGCTGGGTGGCGCGCGGTGTCGACGGCTTCCGGATGGACGTGATCAACCTGATCTCCAAGGACCCGTCGCTGCCCGAGGTCGCGCCGCCGCCGGGTCGGGCGCTCGGCCCTCTCCAGGGCGTCTCCAACGGCCCGCGGCTGCACGAGTTCCTCCAGGAGATGAACCGCGAGGTGGGCCTCACAGAGCACCACCTGCTGACCGTGGGCGAGATGCCGGGCAGCACCGTCGCGCTGGCCCGCGAGGTGACCGACCCTGCGCGCCGCGAGCTGGACATGGTGTTCACCTTCGAGCACGTGGGGCTCGACGAGCAGCCGGGCGAGGGCAAGTGGGCGCTGCGCGGCCTGCCGCTGCCCGAGCTCAAGGCCAACCTCGCCGGGTGGCAGGAGGGCCTGGCCGACGTCGGCTGGAACTCGCTCTACTGGGACAACCACGACCAGCCGCGGGCGGTCTCCCGCTTCGGCGACGACTCCCCCGAGCACCGGGTCGCCTCGGCCAAGACCCTCGCGACCGTGCTCCACCTGCACCGCGGCACGCCGTACGTCTACCAGGGCGAGGAGCTCGGCATGACCAACGCCGGCTTCTCCTCCATCGAGGAGTACGCCGACCTCGAGTCGCTCAACCTCCACCGCGACGCCCTGGCCCGAGGACTGCCCGAGGCACAGGTGATGAGATCGCTGGGCACCAAGGGTCGCGACAACGCCCGCACCCCGATGCAGTGGACCTCCGGCGAGCACGGCGGGTTCACGACGGGTACGCCGTGGCTCCCGGCCCACGCGAACCGCGACGTCGTCAACGCCGAGGCCGCCGTCGCCGACCCGGACTCGGTCTTCCACCACTACCGGCGACTGATCGAGCTCCGCCACACCGAACCCGTGGTCGTCGACGGCCGCTTCACCCTGCTGCTGCCGGACCATCCGCAGGTGTGGGTGTTCACCCGGACGGTGGCCGACCGGGTGCTGCTGGTGCTGGCCAACTGCTCGTCGACCCCCGCGACGATCGAGGTCGGCTCCATCCCGGACCTGACCGGCTCCGAGGTGCTCCTGCCGACCCACGGCCCGTCGTACGACCTGAGGCTGCGTCCGTGGGAGTCGCGCATCCATCGCCGGTGA